In one window of Bemisia tabaci chromosome 4, PGI_BMITA_v3 DNA:
- the LOC140224480 gene encoding uncharacterized protein: MAATSGKRQVLHSQAREFVARVIKYFEKEKQNNGPLLGINQVLERTAQALDIGYCTVRRIKKESELVASQKKPKFSTPGKTHKKKGKEVDDFDAEAIRRHIYGYYRDKNVPTLDKLLKSLAEADLYKSSRSALHRLLQELGFTYRKLNNRVVLMEKPAIALARCFFLRSVLKIDWEKVIFLDETWINKNTCSTHGISDGTVKAHISDPKLGKGERLIICHAGGSTGWIPAPPLIFSSKKTGDYHEEMNAATFEKWFLQTLLPALEPGSTIIMDNAPYHSRVKDKPPTTSSRKAVIIE, from the coding sequence ATGGCAGCAACAAGTGGGAAGAGGCAAGTGCTCCACTCGCAAGCTCGCGAATTTGTCGCTCGAGTTATCAAGTACTTCGAAAAGGAGAAGCAGAACAACGGACCCTTACTGGGCATCAACCAAGTCTTGGAGAGGACTGCCCAAGCGCTAGATATTGGATATTGTACTGTCAGAAGAATCAAGAAGGAATCCGAGCTTGTGGCGTCTCAGAAAAAGCCGAAGTTTTCAACACCTGGGAAGACGCATAAGAAGAAAGGCAAGGAAGTAGACGACTTTGATGCCGAGGCTATTCGGAGGCATATATACGGTTACTACCGTGATAAAAATGTGCCGACGTTGGATAAGCTGCTGAAATCTCTGGCTGAAGCTGACCTTTACAAAAGCTCACGATCTGCACTTCACCGCCTTCTTCAAGAACTAGGTTTTACCTATAGAAAGCTGAACAATCGCGTCGTTCTCATGGAGAAACCAGCAATTGCTTTGGCGAGGTGTTTCTTCTTGCGCTCTGTCCTGAAGATCGACTGGGAAAAAGTTATTTTCCTGGATGAAACATGGATCAATAAAAACACCTGCTCGACCCACGGTATTTCAGATGGTACCGTCAAAGCACACATCAGCGATCCCAAGCTGGGGAAAGGAGAGAGACTGATAATTTGTCATGCTGGAGGTAGCACAGGATGGATACCTGCACCTCCATTGATATTTTCCTCGAAGAAGACGGGTGACTACCACGAGGAGATGAATGCAGCAACATTTGAAAAGTGGTTTCTGCAGACACTACTTCCAGCTCTTGAACCCGGATCCACGATTATTATGGACAACGCTCCATACCATTCACGCGTCAAGGACAAACCTCCCACAACATCGTCGAGGAAAGCTGTCATAATAGAGTGA